A window of candidate division KSB1 bacterium genomic DNA:
GGTCGTGGCGTGCTGCTCGGTGGTGGCCGGGACAATCTGGTCGAAAACAACATCTTTATTAGCTGCGCCCCTTCCATCGTACAGGATGCTCGAGGACTGTCTTGGGCCACGAATTACTTCGACGGCACCTATCCTGTCCTGAAAGATTCCCTCGAAGCAGTAAACTTCCGAGAACCGCCATATAGCGAAAAATATCCCGAGTTGTTGACGCTTTATGACGACGAACCAGCAGTGCCGAAGAACAATAAAATCCTTCGCAATATCTCTTGCTGCGGTCGATTCATCGAACGATATGATTATTTCGCTTATGATCCTTCGGTGGTCACAATAAAGGATAATGTGATCGCCGATTCAATCATCTACAAGCGAATAAAGGAGCCGCCCGCTGGCTGGGAACCATATTACTTAAATTTGGACACTGAGGCGAATTATCGCTACTTCAAAAGGGATCAAGCCGATCAGGTTGGGGACCTTCAAGGCAATTTGATTATCAATAGCGATCCAGGTTTTAAAAATATCAAACAGGCAGATTTTCGATTAAAGCCGTCTTCTCCAGCATTTAAGCTCGGATTTAAGGAAATCCCCATCGAAAAAATCGGGTTGTTTCGAGATGAATATCGGAGAGAACTTCATAAAAGATTGGATTCGTACTCAAGACGCAATAAACAGTAAACAGTGATCAGTAATCAGTAATCAGTAATCAGTAATCAGATAATAGGGGTCAGTGCTCAGAGATAGTATCATTAGCATTGAATTGCTGGATCAACATGCGGGTTTAAGTTTGGGCGGACTTCATCAGCGCAGGGAGTTTGATTGAAATCGCGGGGATGAAGCCGTTCGCTCATTTCTGGAAAGGATCCGGATGAACAGGATCAAAATCGTCTTCCTCTTGTCGATCACCATATGGATCGCCTGGCAGTCGCATTCTGAACCGCCAAATTTGGTGATCAAACATATCGAGATTTATGTTGCACCCCAGGAATATTGCGCCTGGCCAGCCATGATCAGAGCGAGCAATGGGGACATTCTGGTGTTCTTTTGCGTCACCGAAGAGCACCTTGCACCGAACGGCAAGATCGTATTGGTTCGCTCATCCGATAATGGCAGAACATGGGGTGCTCCAGAATTGGTTTTCGAAAGCCCGATCGATGATCGCGATGCCGGGGTCACGCTTCTGAGAGATGGCCGGATTGTCACGCATTTTTGGTCCACGCACTGGAGCTGCGAAGATTATCTGAAGCTCCCACCCGATGCCTATCCCAAAGCGGTCATCGATCGCTGGTGCGATGAAGTGAATCAGCCCAGATATGCTGAGGCGAAAGGGTGGCAGGGTGGTTGGACCCTCGTCAGCCAGGATCATGGGAGGACATGGAGCGCGCCGCTTCCGGGTAAAGATTCGATCCATGGCGGGATCCAGCTCCAAGACGGTAGCCTGTTGCTCGCCGCCTATCGGCTGGATGAAGGCCAGATCGGCGTTTATGTTGCGCCATCGCCAGCACAGCTATGGGAGAGGGTTGCTGTTGTGCGTTCCCCCGTTCCTGATAGCGTGCGATTTGCTGAGCCGCATGTCGTTCAGCTCGCTTCGGGTCGAAT
This region includes:
- a CDS encoding glycoside hydrolase, with translation MNRIKIVFLLSITIWIAWQSHSEPPNLVIKHIEIYVAPQEYCAWPAMIRASNGDILVFFCVTEEHLAPNGKIVLVRSSDNGRTWGAPELVFESPIDDRDAGVTLLRDGRIVTHFWSTHWSCEDYLKLPPDAYPKAVIDRWCDEVNQPRYAEAKGWQGGWTLVSQDHGRTWSAPLPGKDSIHGGIQLQDGSLLLAAYRLDEGQIGVYVAPSPAQLWERVAVVRSPVPDSVRFAEPHVVQLASGRIVMMIRGEGIPYQKHDPRNFLWVTYSDDLGRTWVKPIQTPLWGYPPHLLQLSDGRVVCAYGYRRPPYGQRACVSDDGITWQKQREIVLRDDALSDDLGYPVSVELEPGVVLTAYYQIDPKVDRQHHGPPDPQRHRPDILGTIWHVPDHPSVH